A single region of the Erythrobacter sp. genome encodes:
- the infC gene encoding translation initiation factor IF-3 produces the protein MAPPVKSGPRYDQFIQVPKVRVIDDEGENLGVMYTREAVEQAQEKGLNLVEVSPNADPPVCKFLDVGKYRYEAQKKANAARKTQKTQDIKEVKMRPNIDTHDYDVKMKNVNKFIGNGDKVKVTLRFRGREMAHQHLGMDLLKRVQEDVEEIAKVEAFPRLEGRQMLMVLAPK, from the coding sequence ATGGCCCCGCCCGTCAAAAGCGGCCCTCGCTACGATCAATTCATCCAGGTTCCCAAGGTCCGCGTCATCGACGACGAGGGCGAGAATCTCGGAGTCATGTACACCCGCGAAGCCGTCGAGCAGGCCCAGGAAAAGGGTCTGAACCTCGTCGAGGTGTCCCCCAACGCGGACCCGCCGGTGTGCAAGTTCCTCGATGTCGGCAAGTACCGCTACGAGGCCCAGAAAAAGGCCAATGCGGCGCGCAAGACGCAGAAGACGCAGGACATCAAGGAAGTGAAGATGCGTCCGAACATCGACACGCACGACTACGACGTGAAGATGAAGAACGTGAACAAGTTCATCGGCAACGGCGACAAGGTGAAAGTCACGCTCCGCTTCCGCGGACGCGAGATGGCGCACCAGCATCTCGGCATGGACCTGCTCAAGCGGGTCCAGGAAGACGTCGAGGAAATTGCCAAGGTCGAAGCCTTCCCGCGCCTTGAAGGGCGCCAGATGCTGATGGTGCTGGCGCCGAAGTAA
- a CDS encoding DUF547 domain-containing protein yields MQRLTAPILALAAALVAPPALARGEEAPVASADQGSDRYATFVPKAERRQHRIDYSVWTEALAAFVVDMGPPLRKMPTPTVGTLGTNMRIGHNSIYRLDGSMVGFSLMDGEVIANIAQYRRDLEKVADELDIQSLPRNEQLAYWLNLHNVAMIEVVAANWPERQPREIEVDGVPLDEARFITVEGVALSPRDIRERIVFANWKSPEVFYGFWRGEIGGPAMQRTAFEGRNVGQQLADAAEEFINSRRGTEKRGGTLHVSEYYAEIAPFFFPDFEADLRAHLAQYVEGKVARMLEQSERVKPSLYEHDIADLAGGRRNNAFFANGRLDPGAAALLAQRERKLEYVRRKVPREGRIFFSNIDLPGDPPDKNEVE; encoded by the coding sequence ATGCAACGCCTGACCGCCCCGATACTCGCGCTCGCCGCCGCGCTCGTCGCGCCGCCTGCGCTTGCCCGGGGCGAGGAAGCGCCCGTCGCGAGTGCGGACCAGGGCAGCGACCGCTACGCCACCTTCGTACCCAAGGCCGAGCGGCGCCAGCACCGCATCGATTATTCGGTCTGGACCGAAGCGCTCGCCGCCTTCGTCGTCGACATGGGCCCGCCGCTCAGGAAAATGCCCACGCCGACGGTCGGGACGCTCGGCACGAATATGCGGATCGGGCACAATTCGATCTACCGCCTCGACGGGTCCATGGTCGGCTTTTCGCTGATGGACGGCGAGGTGATCGCCAACATCGCGCAATATCGCCGCGATCTCGAGAAAGTGGCGGACGAGCTGGACATCCAGTCGCTGCCGCGCAACGAACAGCTCGCATACTGGCTCAACCTCCACAATGTCGCGATGATCGAAGTCGTCGCGGCGAACTGGCCCGAACGCCAGCCGCGCGAAATCGAGGTGGATGGCGTGCCGCTCGACGAAGCGCGCTTCATCACGGTCGAGGGCGTCGCCCTGTCCCCGCGCGACATCCGCGAACGGATCGTCTTCGCCAACTGGAAAAGCCCGGAAGTCTTCTACGGTTTCTGGCGTGGCGAGATCGGCGGGCCGGCGATGCAACGCACGGCTTTCGAGGGCCGCAACGTGGGCCAGCAGCTCGCCGACGCGGCGGAGGAATTCATCAATTCCCGCCGCGGGACGGAAAAGCGCGGCGGCACGCTCCACGTCTCCGAATACTACGCCGAGATCGCGCCTTTCTTCTTTCCCGATTTCGAAGCGGACCTGCGCGCCCATCTCGCCCAATATGTCGAAGGCAAGGTCGCCCGGATGCTCGAGCAAAGCGAGCGGGTGAAGCCGAGCCTTTACGAACACGACATCGCCGACCTCGCGGGCGGCAGGCGCAACAACGCCTTCTTCGCGAACGGGCGGCTCGACCCCGGCGCGGCGGCGCTACTCGCCCAGCGCGAGAGGAAGCTCGAATACGTGCGCCGTAAGGTGCCGCGCGAGGGGCGCATCTTCTTCAGCAATATAGACCTGCCGGGCGACCCGCCGGACAAGAACGAGGTCGAGTAG
- a CDS encoding DUF547 domain-containing protein, with product MTRHTRPAPRALTAIAALAAAAFGAPLAAQEPLAVEPQYRTFVPKENPNEDGIDYSIWTEAMKNLVVSMGPSLREGAGRPDPSFGSRRQYGHVSRYRLEGSRVMFSFLDDKVIDSFTEYRRDLEATANKVDIQKLSRNEQLAYWINLHNVAVVEQIAKQWPVRQPREMEVDGVKLDEAKFITVEGVALSPRDIREKIVYPNWRDPKVIYGFWRGEIGGPSIQREAFNAENVARLLEKGASEFVNSLRGTEKSGDTLEVSELYKEAAPFYFPDFENDLRAHLRKYARPEVIAILDDTTATRASIREWDIADLAGGVREPTYQNIQNAQGQQVSFRIPQSMARLLAQREQKFQKIIREGRTGTITFSNLSLPGEEGEEEDGEVK from the coding sequence GTGACGAGACACACCCGCCCCGCCCCGCGTGCCCTCACCGCGATTGCGGCCCTTGCCGCCGCCGCGTTCGGCGCGCCGCTCGCCGCGCAGGAACCTCTCGCGGTCGAGCCGCAATACCGCACTTTCGTGCCCAAAGAGAACCCGAACGAGGACGGGATCGACTATTCGATCTGGACCGAGGCGATGAAGAACCTCGTCGTCTCGATGGGGCCATCCCTGCGCGAAGGCGCGGGCCGCCCCGACCCGAGCTTCGGCTCGCGCCGGCAATACGGCCACGTCTCGCGCTACCGCCTCGAAGGCAGCCGGGTCATGTTCAGCTTCCTCGACGACAAGGTGATCGACAGCTTCACCGAGTATCGCCGCGACCTCGAGGCGACCGCGAACAAGGTCGACATCCAGAAGCTGTCGCGCAACGAACAGCTCGCCTACTGGATCAACCTCCACAATGTCGCGGTGGTCGAACAGATCGCGAAGCAGTGGCCGGTGCGCCAGCCGCGCGAAATGGAAGTCGACGGCGTCAAGCTCGACGAGGCGAAGTTCATCACGGTCGAAGGCGTCGCGCTGTCCCCGCGCGACATCCGCGAGAAGATCGTCTATCCCAACTGGCGCGACCCCAAGGTCATCTACGGCTTCTGGCGCGGCGAGATCGGCGGGCCGTCGATCCAGCGCGAAGCCTTCAACGCCGAAAACGTCGCGCGCCTGCTGGAAAAGGGCGCGAGCGAATTCGTCAACTCGCTGCGCGGGACCGAGAAATCGGGCGACACGCTCGAGGTGTCCGAACTCTACAAGGAAGCCGCGCCCTTCTACTTCCCCGATTTCGAGAACGATCTGCGCGCCCACCTGCGCAAATATGCCCGGCCCGAAGTGATCGCGATCCTCGACGACACGACCGCGACGCGCGCCTCGATCCGCGAATGGGACATCGCCGACCTCGCCGGGGGCGTGCGCGAGCCGACCTACCAGAACATCCAGAACGCACAGGGCCAGCAGGTCAGCTTCCGCATCCCGCAGAGCATGGCGCGCCTGCTCGCCCAGCGCGAACAGAAGTTCCAGAAGATCATCCGCGAAGGCCGCACCGGCACGATCACCTTCAGCAATCTCAGCCTGCCCGGCGAGGAAGGCGAAGAGGAAGACGGCGAGGTGAAATAA
- the pdeM gene encoding ligase-associated DNA damage response endonuclease PdeM — MVPVSFAPFELAGEEFALTRSGALYWPRERALLVADLHLEKGSWYARHGALLPPYDSRETLERLADAVKATGARRVITLGDNFHDDAGTERLDPYAAGMLEALTRALDWVWITGNHDAGQSRAFGAELAEEMEVSGIVLRHEAKPGETRAELSGHFHPKLRMKVRERHIARACGVVSRSGSAERMILPAFGAYTGGMDAGAPEILAALSPAREIDAVMAAKGKLVRFPLWREAA; from the coding sequence ATGGTTCCCGTTTCGTTCGCCCCTTTCGAGCTTGCCGGAGAGGAATTCGCCCTCACCAGGAGCGGCGCGCTCTACTGGCCGCGCGAACGCGCGCTGCTGGTCGCGGACCTGCATCTGGAGAAGGGCAGCTGGTATGCGAGGCACGGCGCGCTGCTGCCGCCCTATGACAGCCGCGAAACGCTCGAACGCCTGGCCGACGCGGTCAAGGCGACGGGCGCGCGGCGGGTGATCACGCTGGGCGACAATTTCCACGATGACGCGGGGACCGAGCGGCTCGACCCGTATGCCGCCGGAATGCTGGAGGCGCTCACCCGCGCGCTCGACTGGGTTTGGATCACCGGCAACCACGACGCAGGCCAGAGCCGCGCCTTCGGGGCCGAGCTGGCCGAGGAGATGGAGGTTTCCGGCATCGTCCTGCGCCACGAGGCGAAGCCGGGCGAGACGCGCGCGGAGCTTTCCGGCCATTTCCACCCCAAGCTTCGGATGAAGGTGCGCGAGCGTCACATCGCCCGCGCCTGCGGCGTCGTCAGCCGTTCGGGCAGCGCCGAGCGCATGATCCTGCCCGCTTTCGGCGCCTACACCGGCGGCATGGACGCAGGCGCGCCCGAAATCCTTGCCGCATTGAGCCCCGCGCGGGAGATCGACGCGGTGATGGCGGCGAAGGGCAAGCTGGTGCGCTTCCCGCTCTGGCGCGAGGCGGCGTAA
- the hemF gene encoding oxygen-dependent coproporphyrinogen oxidase has translation MSEWAAHTARAKAWFEKLRDDICAEFEAIEREAGSDAAFQYTPWDREEEGNEDPGGGVQGLMKGEVFEKVGVNVSTVRGNFSKEFAGQVNGASAEAPGFTATGISLVAHMANPHVPAVHMNTRFLTTQAAWFGGGADLNPPIPYEEDTEAFHASMRAACMAHNPTYYERYKKWADDYFYIPHRETHRGVGGIFYDHLECTDDASFERNFAFTQDVGRAFLDIFPKLVRKRMGQDFDAADEARQLEYRGRYAEFNLVYDRGTIFGLKTGGNIDAILMSLPPRATWS, from the coding sequence ATGAGCGAATGGGCAGCCCACACGGCGCGGGCGAAGGCATGGTTCGAGAAGCTTAGGGACGACATCTGCGCCGAGTTCGAGGCGATCGAGCGCGAGGCGGGTTCCGATGCTGCCTTCCAGTACACGCCGTGGGACCGCGAGGAAGAGGGCAACGAGGACCCCGGCGGCGGCGTGCAGGGCCTGATGAAAGGCGAGGTGTTCGAGAAGGTCGGGGTCAATGTCTCGACCGTGCGCGGCAATTTCTCGAAGGAATTCGCAGGCCAGGTGAACGGCGCGAGCGCCGAGGCGCCGGGCTTCACCGCGACCGGCATCAGCCTCGTCGCGCACATGGCGAACCCGCACGTGCCCGCGGTCCACATGAACACGCGCTTCCTGACGACGCAGGCGGCCTGGTTCGGCGGCGGCGCGGACCTCAACCCGCCGATCCCCTACGAGGAGGACACCGAGGCGTTCCACGCCTCGATGCGCGCGGCCTGCATGGCCCACAATCCGACCTATTACGAACGCTACAAGAAGTGGGCGGACGATTATTTCTACATTCCCCACCGCGAGACTCACCGCGGTGTCGGCGGGATCTTCTACGACCACCTCGAATGCACCGATGATGCGAGCTTCGAGCGCAACTTCGCCTTCACGCAGGACGTCGGGCGCGCCTTCCTCGACATCTTTCCGAAACTTGTTCGCAAACGCATGGGGCAGGACTTCGACGCCGCCGACGAAGCGCGCCAGCTCGAATACCGGGGGCGCTATGCCGAGTTCAACCTCGTCTACGACCGCGGCACGATCTTCGGGCTCAAGACCGGCGGCAACATCGACGCGATCCTGATGAGCCTGCCCCCCAGAGCCACCTGGAGCTGA
- a CDS encoding DUF547 domain-containing protein: MRLFQAACALGALCTTFAAAPALAENGSGQAADVSLVAASADFTTGQERDLADPLAVFAPKGDPIRHRIDYEIWDYALKQTTLSMGPPNRKIARRTFPTLGSYILKGPQSQYRLEGSLVLFSFLEEEVIESFTLYREDLEKVAATLDIAALPRNEQLAFWFNLHNVAVMEQLAKAWPVREPRALEVDGVPLDQAKFITLRGTPVSLRDIRENIVFRHWKDPKVIYGFWRGEIGGPELQRNAFTGANVGPLLDVAALDYVNSLRATQKRGERLAVADYYEEVAPFYFPDFESDLRAHLARYAEEDVKEILAQTSGAEPAIRDHEIADLAGGTRPASYLNVGSLAGAMDDPLLMGSIRADLAMFQLLEDRRRKLQVMIANDEPVYRVFFPDLLEPGDDPDKHAVE, encoded by the coding sequence TTGCGTCTTTTCCAAGCCGCCTGCGCCCTCGGCGCGCTTTGCACCACCTTCGCCGCTGCCCCCGCGCTGGCCGAAAACGGCTCCGGGCAGGCCGCCGACGTCTCGCTCGTCGCGGCGAGCGCGGATTTCACCACTGGGCAAGAGCGCGACCTTGCCGACCCGCTCGCCGTCTTCGCACCTAAGGGGGACCCGATCCGCCACCGGATCGACTACGAAATCTGGGACTACGCGCTCAAGCAGACCACGCTCAGCATGGGACCGCCCAACCGCAAGATCGCGCGGCGGACCTTCCCGACGCTCGGCTCCTACATCCTCAAGGGCCCGCAATCGCAATACCGGCTCGAAGGCTCGCTGGTGCTTTTCTCCTTCCTCGAAGAGGAAGTCATCGAGAGCTTCACCCTCTACCGCGAAGACCTCGAAAAGGTCGCAGCGACGCTCGACATCGCGGCGCTGCCGCGCAACGAACAGCTCGCCTTCTGGTTCAACCTTCACAACGTCGCGGTGATGGAACAGCTCGCGAAGGCGTGGCCGGTGCGCGAGCCGCGCGCGCTCGAAGTGGACGGCGTACCGCTCGACCAGGCGAAATTCATCACCCTGCGCGGCACGCCCGTGTCGCTGCGCGACATCCGCGAGAACATCGTCTTTCGCCACTGGAAAGATCCCAAGGTCATCTACGGTTTCTGGCGCGGCGAGATCGGCGGGCCGGAACTTCAGCGCAATGCCTTCACCGGCGCGAATGTCGGGCCGCTGCTCGACGTCGCCGCGCTCGACTATGTCAATTCGCTGCGCGCGACCCAGAAACGCGGCGAGCGCCTTGCCGTGGCGGACTATTACGAAGAGGTCGCGCCTTTCTATTTCCCCGATTTCGAAAGCGACCTGCGCGCCCATCTTGCGCGATATGCCGAGGAGGACGTGAAGGAAATCCTCGCGCAGACCAGCGGAGCCGAACCGGCTATCCGGGACCATGAAATCGCCGACCTCGCTGGCGGGACGCGGCCGGCGAGCTACCTCAACGTCGGAAGCCTTGCAGGTGCAATGGACGATCCGCTGCTCATGGGCTCTATCCGTGCTGACCTCGCAATGTTCCAGCTGCTCGAAGATCGCCGGCGCAAGTTGCAGGTGATGATCGCCAACGATGAGCCGGTCTACCGCGTCTTCTTCCCGGACCTCCTCGAGCCCGGCGACGACCCCGACAAGCACGCGGTGGAGTGA